The following nucleotide sequence is from Gemmatimonadota bacterium.
TGGAAGAACCCGTCGGAGATGTTGGCCCAGTTGAGCCCGCCGTCCGTGGTCTTCCAGACACCGCCACCGGCGGTGCCCTGGTAGTAGGTGAAGTCGTCCGTGGGATCGCCGGCCACGGCGAGCACCCGACCTCCCCGGGTGGGCCCCACCATGCGCCAGGTCACCAGATCCAGGTAGGTGGGGTCGACCGTCTGGGCCGGTGCCGCCAGGGGAACGCCGAACAGGAGGACGACGAGCCAACACCACGACCGACCACGCATGACCATCTCCCAGCGAAGGATCCGAGGATCCGAGAACGTCCGCAGGGATGGTGCGGCCAGGGTGGAGCGTCTGCAAGAGCCGCCCGCACCGTGGGCAGGGCCGCTCGCCGACGTCAGCCTTCCTCGATTCCCCCCGTGGGCGGTGCTGCGACCGCGGCCCGGTACGCGGCGATCGCGGTGAAGTACTCCAGGCTCGCCTCGGCCGCCTTCGCCCGGGCGTCGAACGTGACCTGCTCCCGGATCTGCAGGTCCAGCAGGTCCGAGGATCCGGCGCCGAATCGTGCGCGTTCCGCTTCTTCCAGCTCGAGCGCCAGCTCGACGTTGAGCTCGGCGCGAGCCACCTGGCCCCGGGCCGCCTCCAGCGCGACCAGCGCCGTGCGCACGTCCGCGGCCACTCCGTCCTCCGCGAACTGGAGCGCCCGCCGCGCTTGCTCGAGCTTGCCCGACACCTCCTGCACCTTGCCCCGTGCCTTGCGTTGCTGCAGCGGAAGCTTGAAGGAGAGGCCAGCGCGCAGCTCGGCCGTCGGTCGGTCGGAATAGAGACGCTCGCCCCACGCCCGGGTCGTCTCCACGCTGGCATCGAGGCGAGGCAAGAGCCCATTGCGAGCCAATCCCAGCTCCGCCTCGGTGCGCTCCACGGTGAGGCGGAGCCGTTCGAGCTCGGGGCGCTGGGCGAGGGCCAGCGCCAGACCCGACTCCGCTTCGTAGACCGGTTCCGATCCGGGATCCGGAAACCCGGGCGGCAGCCGGCTCTCGGTCGGCGTCACGGGAGCTCCCTGCGGATCGCGGAAGAACAGGGAGAGCGCCACCGCAGCCGCCTGGAACGCACGCTCGGCGTCCAGGACCGCGATCTCGCGCGCCACCACCAGTCGCCGGTTGTCCACCAGCACGATCTCCGCCTGCAGCCCCGCGCCCACCAGGTCGTCGAGCGCGGCCGTCCGCTCGGTCGCCAGCCGCAGCAGGTCTCGCGCGTACTGCAGCTTCTGGCCGGCCGCGAGCCACTTGAAGTAGGCCACGGTGCCCGCACGCACGAAGTCCAGACGCTGCCGGCGCACGTAGGGCTCCGCCCCGCGCAGGTCGATCTCGGCGCGGCGGATCTCCGTACGGGCCGGATCCGTCCATCCGCCCTGCAGGACGGGAACGGACACCCCGACGGTGGCCTCTCCGTCCGCCCGCGTGCGCTGCGCGTAGTAGGCCGGAAGCTCCTCCCCTGTCGTGCGGCGGTACCCGCCGTATACGGTGGCTCCCCAGATGCCGAGGAACTGCGCCACACCTGCCTCGACGGTCGTGTACTCGTAGTAGCCGTCCGGCGTCCCCTTCGCGGAGCCGAAGAGGTCCAGGTCGAACAACCCGCGCGCCGTGCGCAGGCGACCTTCCAGCACGTCGCGTTCGATGCGGGCGCCGAGCAGCGGTGGATACGTCGCCTCGATGGAGGCCAGGACCTCCTCCAGGAGCAACGGATCGCCCGGCTCCTGGGCCAGGGTCGGCTGCGGCCCGATCACCATCACGAGCGCCAACCCGGCACTCGCTGCAGCGTAGCCGCGCCGTCGTCGCGTCGCGCCGCGCTGGACCCGCCGGCCATGGACCCGTGCGGCGCTCACGCTCCACCTCCCGTGGACCCCTGCGTCGGATCCTGTGCCAGCGACGGCGGAAAGCCGTTCAACTGGCGCCAGATCTCGTACCAGAGCGGGACCCGTCCCAGCAGCACCCATCCGTCCGTCTTGACGCCCTGCCGCAGCCAGCGCGGACCGGGCCACTCCACCACCTCGCTCCCGTCTCCCACGACGTCCGGTCGCGGTGCCACCAGCACACGGAAACGACCGGTCCCGTCGCCGGTGGGATCGATGAGCACCACCTCCCCGCCGAACGTGCCCCGCGCGACGGAGGGCCAGCCGATGAACTGCACCGCCGGCCAGCCCTCGAACTGGAGGCGCACGCGGCTCCCCTCCCGCGTCACGGTGCCGTCGGGCGCCACCTCGCGCTCCTGCACGAGCGGGATGTCGTTGCCGTCGAGCCAAAGCTCGACGCGCCGCTCACGGGTCTCCGGTACGATCGTCGCCAGTGGCTTGCCCGCGCTGAGGAACGTGCCCTCGGTGGCGTTGACGCGGAAGATGACGCCGTCGCGCGGAGATACGACCCGCAGCGAGCGTACCTCGTTGGCCTGGCTGCGATAGGACGCGAGCGATTGGGCCGCGCTCGCAGAGTCGGAGCGCGCCTGCTCGACGGAGGCCCGGGCTCCGTTCAGATCCGCGGCCCCGTCCAGCTCCGCCTTGCGGCGATCGGCCTCTGCCTGGGCCAGCGCGGCCCGGGTACGATCCCGCTCCAGCGTCGCGAGCTCGTAGTCACGCTGCGACACCAGACCCTTCCCCTGATCTTCGTACAGACTGCGCACGCGCTCGTACTGCAACTCCGCCGTTCGCGCCGCGAAGCCCGCCGCCTCCAGCCTCTGGTCGGCCGCAGCGATGGCCTCGGGAAGGGCCGCCTGCTTCTGGCGGAGCTGGTCGCGCAGATCCGCCAGCTTCTGCGTCGCCGCGTCCAGCCGGACCGCCGCCGCCTGCTGCTGCGTGTCGAGATTCGCCAGCAGCTCCGGGTCGTTGGCGGTGATCTCGAACAGGACCTCGCCCTGCCGCACCTGCTGCCCCTCGACCACGTTGGACACAAGGATCCGGCCGGAGAGGGGTGCTTCGAGCACCTGCGGGCGCTCCAGCGGATCGAACGCGACCACCTGGCCGCTGCCCCGGACGAACTGCTGCCAGGGAAGCACGAGGATCAGGATCACATACAGGACACACAGGCCGGCGGCGATGCGGCCGAAGCGTCGCACCAGCGGGGGCGACGTCGTCAACGTCAGGGCTGGGAAGTCGACCCGGTGGTCGAGCATCGGCAGGGCGTCGCTCGGAAGCTCCTCGCGGGTGGCGCCCCACAGGCCTACGACCTTGCGGCTCATCCCGTCACCCCCGTGCGCATGGGTCCGAAGGAGGCCATGTCGATGCTGCGGTCGCAGCGCTGGAGGATGGAGATGTCCCGCGATGCGACGATGAGCGTCCAACGGTTGTCGGGCGCGAAGACGAAGTCGGTGAGCTCGGAGAAGGTCTGCGGCTCCAGGTTCTCCAGGTTCTCGTCGAGCAACAACAGACGCGGCTTTCCGATGATCGCGCGGGCCAGGATCAGGCGGCTCCGCTGTGAGGACGAGAGAGGTCGGCCACCGACCATCAGCTCGGTGTCGATGCCCTCCGGGAGGCGCATGATGTCGTCGAGCAGACCCACCGCGTCGAGCGCCTCCTGCACCTCCTGTCGCGTCAGGCGCTCACGTCCGAAGCGGACGTTCTCGAGGATGGTCCCCTGCACCAGGTCCTGACCTCGTACCAGGGACACGATCCGACGCAGTGCGGACAGATCCCAGTCACGCACGTCCACGCCGTCCACCCGCACCGTTCCGCGCTGCGGAGCGCGGATGCCCATGAGGATGTCCATCACGGTCGACGTCCCGTATCCAGCGGCACCGACCAACGCCACCCGCTCTCCGGGTGCCAGCGACATGCTGACGTGGTTCAGCACGGCCCGGGTCGGGTCGTATCCGAAGGTCAGGTCGCCGATCTCGACGCGGGCACCCTCTTCCGCCGAAGGCCCTGTCGGCGTCTCGCCGCCGGCGCGCTCGATGGGCAGGTCGACCACGTATCCGATCTTGTCGACCGCGGCGAGCGCGTCATAGAACGACTCGACGTGCTTCCCCAGTGACGCCAGATTGGCCACGATCGCCGAGACGATGATCTCGGCCGCGACGAGCTGACCCAGCGTCAGCTCGGCGTTCAGCACGAGCAGGCCACCGAGGCCCAGCAGCACCGCCGACGCGACCGCCTGCAGCGCCAGCAGGCCGATGATCTGGCGGAACACGACCCGCCAGTGACGGCCCCGCGCATCCAGGTACGCCTCCGCGAGGGCGTTCGCGCGGCGTGTCGCGATGCGCGTGGCACCCGCCGTCTTGAACAGGTACGGGAACATCGCCACCTGCTCGAGCCAGGATGCCAACTCGTGCTTGGCGTACGATTCCTCCACGCTCGAGTGTACGGCCCCCCGTCCCAGCAGGGTCAGCACCGCGGCGAGGTAGGCTACCAACAGGAGATCAAAGACCAGCAGGAACGGGTGGTAGAAGCCCAGGATCACGAGCCCGACGACAGCCCCCAGCACCAGGTTCACCCCATCCAGCAGGATGAGCGCACCCGACTTCTGGACCGTGACCACGTCGAAGAACCGGTTGATCAGATCCGGTCCCAGCTTCTGGTCCAACGCCTCCATCCGGACCCGCGGGAGGCGGTAGGACAGGTCGGCGGTCAGACGGACGAAGATCCGGCGCTGGATGAGCTCCGTGACGTAGTACTGGGCCGCTTTGACGAGACCCAGGAGGCACAGGAAGCCGAACAGGCCGAGCGAGAGCAGGACCAGCGCCTGGATGTAGACGCCCTCGGCGGACCCGAACGCGAGGCTGTTGACCAGCGCATCCACCGCGAGCGGCACGGCCAGATAGAGCACCCCCGCGAAGACGGCGAACAGGACGACCGTGCCGATGTCCTGGCGTTCGGGCAGGAGCAACTGGTAGAGCCGTCGCAGCGGCGACGGCCCGTCCGCGTGGGATACGACGGGTGCGGATCCCGCACCGGATGTGGTGCGGAAGACATTGGTAGCCATGAGCGTCGCCCGAAGAATGGCGCGGGGAGGACCCGAGTCGACTGGGGGCCGGCGCAACGAGAATCCCGGTGTACCAGCAGGTCGGGGCGCATGTTCCGGGGCGCCGGCGGATCCTCGACCCGGCGGGTCCCGGTCCGGGGCCGCCGCCCCGGGGCGCTTCGGCTCCCCGGAGAGGTCACCTGCCGCCGCGGCCCGCCGCGGCTGGAACCCGGTCCGCGGGAGGGCGGACCGGAAGATCGTCCGGCGTCAGCCGCCGGCCAGCTCCCGCCGGGCGCGCTCCACCAGGCGGGCCCACGCTTCGTTCTCTCCCGGATCCCAGACGGCGTTCATCGTGGCGCGGGCGTCCGGCTCGGGGACGCCTTCGACCAGGGTGCGGTAGAGGTACACGAACGCCGAGGCGCGCATGTTCGCGAAGCAATGCACGTAGACCTTCCGTCCCTGGTTGGCCCGCATCACGTCGAAGAACATCCTCACGTCGGCGATCTGGGGATCCTCCCAGACGACCGGGATGTGCACGTACGTGAGGCCCTCCTGCGCCACCAGGAAGCCCTCACGGCCGTTCCGGGCCTCGTCGGCGATGGCCAGGTTGATCACCACGTCGTATCCGGCTTCCCGGATCAACGGGATCTGGTCGTACGCGATCTGGCCGGACGAGGCCAGACGCTCCGTCACCACCTGGTGGTTCCGCACGGTCTCCAGCGGTGCAGGCGCCTGTTGGCCTGCTGCGCGTTCCACCGGCATGCCGAATCCTCCTCCGAGGACGAGCGAGAGCGCAATCCCTCCGCGGACGTTCCCTCTCAAAAGCGCCATCGTACCCCCACGGTCGCGACCTGGGTCTCGAGCCAGTTCTCGTACAAGGCCGTGAAGCCGTCGCCTTCGACCTCACGTTGGATCCCGAAGTCGTTGAAGAGATCCGTGAACGTCAGGACCAGCTCGGCGCGCTGATCCGCCAGCGGCCACTTGCCCGACACGTCCACCGAGGAGCGCGCCCGCTCGAAGCCCTGCGGGACGTTGCGGCGGCCATAGCGGATGTAGCTCACCTGGACCTCGCCGTCGCCCGCCACCCGCAGGCGGTTGTTGAGCGTCAGGTCCCAGGTGTCCTGGCTGGAGGACGCGAGCGAGAACGGGCGCTGGGTGGGGAAGTACAGGAGCGTCTCGAGGGCGTCCACCTCGTTGGTGAACCAGTTCACGCTGCCCGAGATCAACCAGGGTCGGGCCACCTGCTGCTGCACCAGCACCTCCACACCGGTCTGATGGGAGTTGCCCGCGTTCTCGTAGATCTTGTTGACGATGTCGTAGTCCGGATCGGACGAGTCGACGGCGAAGATGCGGAGGAACGCGTCCGAGATGTCCCGGCGGTAGAGCGAGGTCGTGACCGATCCCCCGGCCCAGGAACGACCGAACCCCAGCTCGTACACGTTCGTGAGCTGGGGACGGAGGAACGGGTTGCCGACCTTCAGCAGTTCCGGATCGTCGTACTTGGGGAAGATGCGGAGCTCGGGTTCGCCGGGTCGATCGATGCGGCGGTTGTAGGCTGCGATCATCCGGTTCCGGTCGCTCAGCGCCCACGTGAGCTTCACGTTGGGGAAGAGCTCGAGGTAGTCGTAGGCGTCACTGCCCGGGTAGTAGATGTTCTCCTCGGGGATGCGGTATTCCACACCCGTCTGCTCCACCCGCAGGCCGGCCTCGAGGGTATAGCGCTCCTTGATCCGCACCAGGTTGGCATACGCCGCGTACAGGTCCTCCTCCCAGTCCGAATCGTCGCCGAGGCCCTCGTAGATGACACTCTGCACCCCGCGATCCACGGTGTAGGTGATCGGCAGCCACCGCCGCTGCAGCTTGGTGCCGAGCTCCAGGCGCCCACTGGCCAACGGCAACGTGAAGTCCACCGTCAGGGGGACGGTGTTCTCCACGGCCTCCAGGTGGGTGCCGTCGGTGCCCTCCCGTACCGCCGAGACCTCGTTCAGGAAGTACGCTTCGTCCTCCCAGCCCCGCGTGTACTGGAGGTTGATGTCCAGTTCCTGACCGGGCGTCGCGAAGGCGTGCTTGAAGTTGGCGGTGACGTTGACGAAGCCCGTGCTCTCCTTCTCCCGCCAGAACCAATAGCGCAGCCGCTCTCCGGTGGGCTCCAGCAGGAACGGCACCTGCGCGCGATCCGTATGCGTCTCGAAATCCCAGATCCCGGACAGGGTGAGCGTGTTTGCGCCGTCCAGCAACACGTCGGAGCCGCCCCGGAAGATGTAGTGCGTCTGGACGCGGTTCTCCGGCACCTGCGAATCGATGATCCGGCCGTCGTCGTAGAAGCGCG
It contains:
- a CDS encoding TolC family protein is translated as MSAARVHGRRVQRGATRRRRGYAAASAGLALVMVIGPQPTLAQEPGDPLLLEEVLASIEATYPPLLGARIERDVLEGRLRTARGLFDLDLFGSAKGTPDGYYEYTTVEAGVAQFLGIWGATVYGGYRRTTGEELPAYYAQRTRADGEATVGVSVPVLQGGWTDPARTEIRRAEIDLRGAEPYVRRQRLDFVRAGTVAYFKWLAAGQKLQYARDLLRLATERTAALDDLVGAGLQAEIVLVDNRRLVVAREIAVLDAERAFQAAAVALSLFFRDPQGAPVTPTESRLPPGFPDPGSEPVYEAESGLALALAQRPELERLRLTVERTEAELGLARNGLLPRLDASVETTRAWGERLYSDRPTAELRAGLSFKLPLQQRKARGKVQEVSGKLEQARRALQFAEDGVAADVRTALVALEAARGQVARAELNVELALELEEAERARFGAGSSDLLDLQIREQVTFDARAKAAEASLEYFTAIAAYRAAVAAPPTGGIEEG
- a CDS encoding HlyD family efflux transporter periplasmic adaptor subunit, producing the protein MSRKVVGLWGATREELPSDALPMLDHRVDFPALTLTTSPPLVRRFGRIAAGLCVLYVILILVLPWQQFVRGSGQVVAFDPLERPQVLEAPLSGRILVSNVVEGQQVRQGEVLFEITANDPELLANLDTQQQAAAVRLDAATQKLADLRDQLRQKQAALPEAIAAADQRLEAAGFAARTAELQYERVRSLYEDQGKGLVSQRDYELATLERDRTRAALAQAEADRRKAELDGAADLNGARASVEQARSDSASAAQSLASYRSQANEVRSLRVVSPRDGVIFRVNATEGTFLSAGKPLATIVPETRERRVELWLDGNDIPLVQEREVAPDGTVTREGSRVRLQFEGWPAVQFIGWPSVARGTFGGEVVLIDPTGDGTGRFRVLVAPRPDVVGDGSEVVEWPGPRWLRQGVKTDGWVLLGRVPLWYEIWRQLNGFPPSLAQDPTQGSTGGGA
- a CDS encoding ABC transporter ATP-binding protein, with the translated sequence MATNVFRTTSGAGSAPVVSHADGPSPLRRLYQLLLPERQDIGTVVLFAVFAGVLYLAVPLAVDALVNSLAFGSAEGVYIQALVLLSLGLFGFLCLLGLVKAAQYYVTELIQRRIFVRLTADLSYRLPRVRMEALDQKLGPDLINRFFDVVTVQKSGALILLDGVNLVLGAVVGLVILGFYHPFLLVFDLLLVAYLAAVLTLLGRGAVHSSVEESYAKHELASWLEQVAMFPYLFKTAGATRIATRRANALAEAYLDARGRHWRVVFRQIIGLLALQAVASAVLLGLGGLLVLNAELTLGQLVAAEIIVSAIVANLASLGKHVESFYDALAAVDKIGYVVDLPIERAGGETPTGPSAEEGARVEIGDLTFGYDPTRAVLNHVSMSLAPGERVALVGAAGYGTSTVMDILMGIRAPQRGTVRVDGVDVRDWDLSALRRIVSLVRGQDLVQGTILENVRFGRERLTRQEVQEALDAVGLLDDIMRLPEGIDTELMVGGRPLSSSQRSRLILARAIIGKPRLLLLDENLENLEPQTFSELTDFVFAPDNRWTLIVASRDISILQRCDRSIDMASFGPMRTGVTG
- a CDS encoding protein tyrosine phosphatase family protein → MPVERAAGQQAPAPLETVRNHQVVTERLASSGQIAYDQIPLIREAGYDVVINLAIADEARNGREGFLVAQEGLTYVHIPVVWEDPQIADVRMFFDVMRANQGRKVYVHCFANMRASAFVYLYRTLVEGVPEPDARATMNAVWDPGENEAWARLVERARRELAGG
- a CDS encoding TonB-dependent receptor; this translates as MPTPSLDRPAVPPRNGVRHARFAPSRPGVALTRTHSFRALRPLLGGLVLLGLSIPAAVHAQDGATVAGRVLSGVDGAPVGLATVVVERASAGDTVLGVLAGQDGRFLLRGLAPARYTVHVSFPGLFPEAVPLLVSELNLTYDLGDVTLAPVGSIDELRVTVEAVRSAGVETQVYRIADGAAQSTGSLLDAMRNLPGVTVDQEGKVQLRGSDRVAVLIDGKPSSLTGFGSQRGLDNVPAANIEAIEIINNPSARFDAAGMAGIINIIYKEERQLGWSGDLGLSLGVGQLTKQRADLPTDLGSYSANEKIIPSLGLAYNTERVRAFGYGEVYRQHDLPNNEFTTRFYDDGRIIDSQVPENRVQTHYIFRGGSDVLLDGANTLTLSGIWDFETHTDRAQVPFLLEPTGERLRYWFWREKESTGFVNVTANFKHAFATPGQELDINLQYTRGWEDEAYFLNEVSAVREGTDGTHLEAVENTVPLTVDFTLPLASGRLELGTKLQRRWLPITYTVDRGVQSVIYEGLGDDSDWEEDLYAAYANLVRIKERYTLEAGLRVEQTGVEYRIPEENIYYPGSDAYDYLELFPNVKLTWALSDRNRMIAAYNRRIDRPGEPELRIFPKYDDPELLKVGNPFLRPQLTNVYELGFGRSWAGGSVTTSLYRRDISDAFLRIFAVDSSDPDYDIVNKIYENAGNSHQTGVEVLVQQQVARPWLISGSVNWFTNEVDALETLLYFPTQRPFSLASSSQDTWDLTLNNRLRVAGDGEVQVSYIRYGRRNVPQGFERARSSVDVSGKWPLADQRAELVLTFTDLFNDFGIQREVEGDGFTALYENWLETQVATVGVRWRF